The following proteins are encoded in a genomic region of Bacillus horti:
- a CDS encoding 2-oxoacid:acceptor oxidoreductase subunit alpha: protein MKSITWMVGGQQGDGFSSSGETFALGLSRLGYYIYGYFTNSSRILGGHANYRVRISTDSRLSNADNLDLLVAFDLETVDINASKLCDGGLVLCDSTLDPVLPEGKNIQLIQVPMIEIAEKLGTKLVKNMVAVGASAAMVGVRPEIFTQLMEQRFSRKGEKIVSMNVQAILEGYEYVKNTYSLNGQFELPEIEPVKKMLMTGNSALGLGSVAAGCRSMYAYPITPATDIMEYMAKKLPKLGGIVLQTEDEIAAITMTIGSGFAGSRAMTATSGPGLALMMEAIGLSGMTETPVVIINTQRGGPSTGLPTKHEQSDLFASLYGTHGEIPKIVLAPSTAEECYYDAIRAFNLAEMYQCPVILLTDLALSQATQSVSYIDPTPPELDRGKLIPLPKKAEVLGEKYDAEERYKLFKRYESTEDGVSPRVLPGTPLGLHHVTGVEHSEVGRPSEGKDNRQMMMDKRLRKIQNMSIKDGVELNGEQESDLLVIGWGSSKGVIEEAMERLEGEGLSISHAHVKVLLPFPTEELQAYIQGAKQVLFVENNATAQLAALTRQHISQITHAGELLKYNGDPFYPHEIEKKLREMKECQHLKTFVTM from the coding sequence ATGAAAAGTATTACTTGGATGGTCGGCGGACAACAAGGCGACGGCTTCAGTTCTAGTGGGGAAACGTTTGCTTTAGGACTTAGCCGTTTGGGCTACTATATATACGGATATTTTACGAACTCATCCCGTATTCTTGGAGGACATGCGAACTATCGTGTGCGTATCAGTACGGATTCGCGTTTATCTAACGCAGATAACCTTGATTTACTCGTGGCCTTCGATCTTGAAACCGTTGACATTAATGCCAGCAAATTATGTGACGGAGGACTTGTTCTGTGTGATTCTACACTAGATCCAGTTTTGCCAGAGGGTAAAAACATTCAACTGATTCAGGTTCCAATGATTGAAATTGCGGAAAAGCTAGGCACCAAGCTAGTGAAAAACATGGTGGCAGTTGGAGCCTCTGCGGCTATGGTAGGAGTGCGTCCAGAAATCTTCACACAGCTTATGGAGCAACGCTTCTCGCGTAAAGGAGAAAAGATTGTCAGCATGAACGTGCAGGCTATTTTGGAAGGCTATGAGTATGTGAAGAACACATATTCATTAAACGGTCAGTTTGAGCTACCAGAGATAGAGCCTGTAAAGAAAATGCTTATGACAGGAAACTCAGCACTTGGCTTAGGCTCAGTAGCAGCAGGCTGCCGTTCCATGTACGCCTATCCGATCACACCAGCTACGGACATTATGGAATATATGGCCAAAAAGCTACCTAAATTAGGTGGAATTGTGCTACAAACGGAGGACGAAATTGCAGCCATTACGATGACAATCGGTTCTGGATTCGCCGGTTCTAGAGCAATGACAGCTACCTCCGGACCAGGGCTAGCATTAATGATGGAAGCGATTGGACTTTCTGGTATGACGGAAACCCCTGTGGTGATTATTAATACACAGCGTGGGGGTCCAAGTACGGGTCTTCCTACGAAGCATGAGCAAAGTGATTTATTTGCTTCCTTATATGGAACACATGGAGAAATACCTAAAATCGTACTCGCCCCGAGCACAGCAGAAGAGTGCTACTATGATGCGATTAGGGCGTTTAATCTAGCTGAAATGTATCAATGTCCAGTTATTTTATTAACAGACCTAGCCCTTTCACAGGCGACTCAATCTGTTTCTTATATCGACCCAACACCTCCTGAGCTGGATAGAGGAAAGCTGATTCCTTTACCTAAGAAGGCTGAGGTTCTTGGAGAGAAGTATGACGCGGAAGAGCGCTATAAGCTGTTTAAGCGTTATGAAAGCACAGAGGACGGAGTGTCTCCTCGTGTATTACCAGGTACTCCGTTAGGTCTACACCACGTAACAGGAGTAGAGCATAGTGAAGTAGGTAGACCTTCCGAAGGGAAGGATAATCGTCAAATGATGATGGATAAACGCCTACGTAAAATTCAGAATATGAGCATCAAGGATGGCGTTGAACTGAACGGTGAACAAGAAAGCGACTTATTGGTTATTGGCTGGGGCTCCTCAAAAGGAGTGATCGAGGAAGCAATGGAACGTTTGGAAGGAGAAGGTCTTTCTATTTCTCACGCGCACGTTAAAGTGCTTCTACCATTCCCAACTGAAGAGCTACAGGCGTATATCCAAGGAGCTAAACAGGTTCTATTTGTAGAAAATAACGCGACTGCGCAATTAGCAGCTTTAACTCGTCAGCATATCAGCCAGATTACTCACGCTGGAGAGCTGCTGAAATACAACGGTGACCCTTTTTATCCGCATGAAATTGAGAAAAAGCTAAGGGAGATGAAGGAATGTCAACACTTAAAGACTTTCGTAACGATGTAA
- a CDS encoding methyl-accepting chemotaxis protein encodes MKNKRQPHNLLSLTLFFFVLVIVLLPVAGAWVATLVIGDLTISTPTFWFIMLGSVVLALVVAHFFARIWLAPIRKVQNWMDGSEKGAAFPLDPKEANSAFGAFILSLHAGKKGTASLNGKDKQDNETAQIADQTAVVAAQLMATTGEATQATGDISTTFQEMASGAEETLNSVQAINTTASEIFFSLTEIAESIKFVTDSSKLAIEHSNKGNDVVEKITLQMGSIRDHVNHSIDVVGEMQEKSNQVGDIISLINDISNQTNLLALNAAIEAARAGEHGKGFSVVADEVRKLAEQTNQATGTIQNLMQEIQRGTTQVVEVIQLGGDSVQEGITLNKEVGKVFKDIYSNVDEVDEFIQDLSSAITDVTKNMNNVSTSLNNVSENTSQSTGHMQNVVAIAEQLHASMQEVSASASLLADIAEGLRKRVKQ; translated from the coding sequence ATGAAAAATAAACGTCAACCCCATAACCTTTTATCCCTAACACTATTTTTCTTTGTTCTTGTTATCGTACTGTTACCTGTTGCTGGAGCATGGGTAGCAACACTGGTGATCGGTGATCTTACTATATCAACACCAACCTTCTGGTTCATTATGCTTGGTAGTGTTGTTCTTGCTCTTGTTGTTGCTCATTTCTTTGCAAGAATTTGGCTTGCTCCCATTCGCAAGGTTCAAAACTGGATGGATGGATCTGAAAAAGGTGCGGCTTTCCCCCTTGATCCTAAAGAAGCGAACAGCGCATTTGGTGCGTTCATCCTTTCCCTACATGCAGGGAAAAAGGGTACTGCTTCACTAAATGGAAAGGACAAGCAGGATAATGAGACAGCCCAAATCGCAGATCAGACAGCTGTTGTAGCTGCACAGCTTATGGCTACAACGGGTGAGGCCACTCAGGCTACCGGAGATATTTCCACAACGTTCCAAGAAATGGCGAGTGGTGCAGAAGAAACATTAAATTCAGTTCAAGCTATCAATACCACGGCCTCTGAGATTTTCTTTAGCTTGACTGAGATTGCGGAGAGTATCAAGTTTGTTACAGATTCCTCGAAACTGGCTATCGAGCATTCTAATAAAGGGAATGATGTGGTTGAAAAAATCACGTTGCAAATGGGCTCTATTCGTGACCATGTGAATCATTCCATCGATGTTGTTGGAGAGATGCAAGAGAAATCTAATCAGGTAGGAGACATCATTTCTCTGATTAATGACATTTCTAACCAAACGAACCTTCTAGCGTTAAATGCGGCTATTGAAGCGGCTAGGGCTGGAGAGCATGGTAAAGGCTTCTCTGTTGTAGCTGATGAGGTTAGAAAGCTAGCCGAACAAACAAACCAAGCGACTGGAACGATTCAAAATCTTATGCAGGAAATCCAAAGGGGTACCACTCAGGTCGTAGAGGTTATCCAATTAGGTGGAGATTCAGTTCAAGAAGGAATTACCCTAAACAAAGAAGTAGGTAAAGTATTTAAAGACATTTATTCGAACGTTGACGAAGTTGATGAATTCATTCAGGATCTATCTTCAGCGATTACGGACGTTACGAAAAATATGAACAACGTTTCTACTTCGCTAAACAATGTGTCAGAAAACACAAGCCAGTCCACGGGTCATATGCAAAATGTTGTGGCCATTGCCGAGCAACTTCATGCTTCTATGCAGGAGGTTTCTGCTTCAGCAAGTCTATTGGCAGATATTGCAGAAGGGCTTCGTAAAAGAGTCAAACAATAG
- a CDS encoding AimR family lysis-lysogeny pheromone receptor — MLQHHILQALNKKKGINQKRLAQVARTNESSISRFLHDFEELNFEGILRIVQFLFPSQEHDMLRLIIPKFRSRNARHALDYSIMHRLDQEAEHLITVLKSSTNPVDKEWATIYTLIHKRNLNSLPLLEQLKQIEIFHPREPDMKVLKMVLHAYICFDLHLYPFLSLHSFEVDEKLKQLKSTFMRQSLNVRYSLLMGYYSLNMNDITKARWYYSSILDQAFFKHMLPTVYFYLGQSYLYEDYEQAYYLMSYAAHAFAEAGREDLYHTSQLMLSFLQSYWRVDRDFPFELVSYAEELEYIYYLIQLDQKEQAKSFLTKLDIHHVPSHSKGFVYFYLGLLYGDKEFFYHSVEWFRLTGNYFYCQLPLRELRKMQENRVILRVLSTVRRERLCERNGFGLVTLSSKNPLGVSKG; from the coding sequence ATGCTCCAACATCACATCCTCCAAGCCCTTAATAAGAAAAAGGGAATTAATCAAAAAAGGCTAGCACAGGTAGCTCGGACAAATGAATCGTCTATTTCTAGGTTCTTGCACGATTTTGAGGAGTTAAACTTTGAAGGTATTCTAAGAATTGTCCAATTTCTATTTCCCTCTCAGGAGCATGACATGCTTCGTCTCATTATCCCTAAATTTAGAAGCAGAAATGCACGGCACGCTTTAGATTACAGTATAATGCATCGACTCGATCAAGAAGCCGAGCATTTAATCACTGTACTTAAGAGCTCGACCAATCCCGTTGATAAAGAATGGGCTACTATTTATACACTCATTCATAAACGTAACTTGAACAGCCTCCCCCTTCTAGAACAGCTAAAACAAATTGAAATTTTTCACCCGAGGGAGCCCGACATGAAGGTGTTGAAAATGGTGCTTCACGCTTACATTTGTTTTGACTTACACCTCTATCCGTTCCTCTCTCTACACAGTTTTGAGGTTGATGAAAAGTTAAAGCAACTCAAAAGCACATTCATGCGACAATCACTTAATGTTAGGTATTCTCTACTTATGGGCTATTATTCCTTAAATATGAATGACATCACTAAAGCACGTTGGTACTATTCTTCTATTCTTGATCAAGCTTTTTTTAAGCATATGCTTCCTACTGTTTACTTTTATTTAGGACAATCTTATCTATATGAAGATTATGAGCAAGCTTATTATTTAATGAGCTATGCTGCCCATGCTTTTGCTGAAGCAGGGAGGGAAGATCTGTATCACACTAGTCAGCTTATGCTCTCCTTTTTGCAATCATATTGGAGGGTTGATAGGGACTTTCCTTTTGAGCTGGTGAGCTATGCTGAGGAGCTTGAATATATCTACTACTTAATTCAGTTAGACCAGAAGGAGCAAGCTAAATCCTTTCTAACAAAGCTGGATATCCATCATGTCCCTTCTCATTCCAAGGGGTTTGTGTACTTTTATCTAGGCTTACTCTATGGGGATAAGGAATTTTTCTATCATTCAGTGGAGTGGTTTAGATTAACAGGCAATTATTTTTATTGTCAGTTGCCTTTAAGAGAATTGAGAAAAATGCAAGAAAATAGGGTCATCTTGAGAGTGTTATCTACAGTAAGGAGAGAACGGCTATGTGAACGAAACGGATTTGGTCTTGTAACTCTATCATCTAAAAACCCCCTTGGGGTGAGCAAAGGTTAG
- a CDS encoding TIGR00730 family Rossman fold protein, which translates to MINNICVFCGSSFGKHDVYQQEVLQLGKTLATKKINLIYGGGNVGLMGVLSRTVLENGGEVTGIIPKKIHESVDHIELTETVIVDTMHERKASMYSLADAFIALPGGIGTLEELAEVMTWQQIGYHAKPIGVFNINGFYQPFEKLLEHMVQEGFLKPEFAKNLIVEDTPEQLLERLEKFAPKLLSKWST; encoded by the coding sequence ATGATTAATAATATTTGTGTGTTTTGTGGTTCCAGCTTTGGTAAGCACGATGTGTACCAACAAGAGGTATTGCAACTAGGGAAGACCTTAGCGACTAAAAAAATAAACCTCATTTACGGTGGTGGAAACGTTGGTTTAATGGGTGTTCTTTCCCGTACTGTACTAGAAAATGGAGGAGAGGTAACAGGAATTATTCCTAAAAAAATCCATGAAAGTGTGGATCATATTGAACTAACGGAAACGGTCATTGTGGATACCATGCATGAGAGAAAAGCGAGTATGTACAGCCTTGCAGATGCGTTTATTGCCCTCCCAGGTGGAATAGGTACACTAGAGGAGTTAGCTGAGGTAATGACCTGGCAGCAAATAGGGTATCACGCTAAACCGATCGGGGTATTTAATATTAATGGCTTTTACCAGCCGTTCGAGAAGCTCCTTGAGCATATGGTACAGGAAGGCTTTCTTAAGCCTGAATTTGCTAAAAATCTTATTGTAGAGGATACACCAGAACAACTACTCGAGCGATTAGAGAAGTTTGCTCCTAAGCTTCTAAGTAAATGGTCTACGTAA
- a CDS encoding carboxymuconolactone decarboxylase family protein has translation MTTKREIGWSNIEKLAGERGKRSMEEIEKFSPRLAKLALEFGYGDVYDHPSLDLKQRALITLSSLITQGDVGRGLAYHFRAALNVGLIKDEILEVIHHCSAYAGFPKAIHALFIFKEVYDEENKG, from the coding sequence ATGACTACAAAAAGAGAAATTGGCTGGTCTAATATTGAAAAGCTAGCAGGTGAGAGAGGAAAACGCTCTATGGAGGAGATTGAAAAATTTTCACCACGTTTAGCTAAATTAGCTTTGGAATTTGGTTACGGAGACGTATACGATCATCCTAGCTTAGATTTGAAGCAGCGGGCATTGATTACCCTCTCTTCTCTTATCACGCAGGGAGATGTGGGACGAGGATTAGCGTACCACTTTAGAGCCGCTTTGAACGTAGGACTGATTAAGGATGAAATTTTAGAAGTAATTCATCATTGTAGTGCATATGCAGGCTTTCCAAAAGCGATCCATGCTTTGTTTATCTTTAAGGAAGTTTACGACGAAGAAAACAAAGGATAA
- a CDS encoding MFS transporter has translation MNDISIQESSKLEEQGQSTPSLFKQHNFIFLWIASAFSSISISMFLFSQSWYVVDRLGLEASIGLIFIASSVPRLLFMAVGGVLADRMSRSLIMFISDITRAILLVGVVLLVLLDAVTLWSFVGLALIFGILDAFFWPASSSLIPTIVKKDTITRANSVIQMTNQFCTIFGPMVAGFLIVWGGYAFSFGVVAALLFMASICVYMIKLKKKDSVEEGTASTGMLQSIKEGLSYVKKSSFLSTLLMLTLFLNLFIAGPLVMGLPLFVKNVLGGETLEYSYLEGAIAGGMLIGSIIIGILNVRKKRGKIAIIGIGFTALFYLALSLSPFFWLSFIFVLFIGLTMSIVNLPLISVVQSLISQEMLGRVMSLLSMSSMGLIPISYAITSILLAAGVSINTIMTFGALPLLIAIPIVYWKVPDIRTVD, from the coding sequence ATGAACGATATTTCTATTCAAGAAAGTTCAAAGCTTGAAGAACAAGGGCAGTCAACTCCATCCCTTTTTAAACAGCACAATTTTATTTTTTTGTGGATTGCCTCAGCTTTTTCCAGTATAAGCATCTCTATGTTTTTATTCAGTCAATCATGGTATGTTGTGGATCGATTAGGATTAGAAGCTTCCATCGGTCTAATATTTATCGCCTCATCTGTCCCAAGATTGTTATTTATGGCTGTTGGAGGAGTGCTGGCCGATCGGATGAGTCGATCATTAATTATGTTTATTTCCGACATCACAAGAGCTATTTTGCTTGTTGGTGTTGTACTGCTTGTTCTCCTTGACGCTGTTACTTTATGGTCTTTTGTGGGTTTAGCCCTTATCTTCGGTATACTCGATGCGTTTTTCTGGCCAGCAAGCAGCTCGTTAATCCCAACCATTGTGAAAAAAGATACGATTACTAGAGCGAACTCTGTTATTCAGATGACCAATCAGTTTTGTACCATATTTGGCCCCATGGTTGCCGGCTTTCTTATTGTCTGGGGAGGTTATGCTTTTAGCTTTGGTGTAGTGGCAGCTCTTCTTTTTATGGCCAGTATTTGTGTCTATATGATCAAGCTGAAGAAAAAGGATTCTGTAGAGGAAGGAACGGCTTCTACAGGTATGCTTCAATCCATTAAAGAAGGTCTCAGCTACGTTAAGAAATCCTCGTTTCTTAGCACATTACTGATGCTAACGTTATTTCTAAACCTGTTTATAGCCGGTCCTTTGGTGATGGGGCTACCGTTATTCGTCAAAAATGTTTTAGGAGGGGAAACCCTAGAATATAGTTATTTAGAAGGGGCTATCGCTGGTGGAATGCTTATAGGTTCGATCATAATAGGGATCTTAAACGTACGTAAGAAAAGAGGTAAAATAGCGATAATTGGAATAGGTTTTACGGCGTTATTCTACTTAGCTCTTAGCTTATCTCCGTTTTTCTGGCTCAGTTTCATTTTCGTCCTATTCATCGGTTTAACGATGTCTATTGTCAACCTACCACTTATTTCTGTGGTGCAAAGCTTGATATCTCAAGAGATGCTCGGTAGGGTCATGAGTCTATTATCTATGAGCAGTATGGGGTTAATTCCGATATCCTATGCTATAACATCTATCCTTTTAGCAGCTGGAGTAAGCATAAATACAATTATGACCTTCGGAGCTTTACCCTTACTCATTGCCATTCCTATCGTATACTGGAAGGTTCCTGATATTCGGACGGTAGATTAG
- a CDS encoding LysR family transcriptional regulator — protein sequence MELRQLKYFIEVARLEHVTRAAEELLVAQSAVSKQISNLETELGVQLFVREGRNVRLTPIGKAFLERIKKVMAELDQAIQEVNEFMDPELGEIRLGFPHSLAAYTLPIVVSAFREKHPNVSFELRQGMYTQLLRDIIQGEIDLALVSPVPEKHPEVEGHVLFTEDIYALLPPQHVLAKEGSIRLEQLKQEPFVVFRSGFTMRTIVMEACEKAGFTPKIAFEGEETDTIRGLVAAGLGVGLLPAVAINESGPINPAYVKISEPEVTRTVGYITSRSRKLLPAERLFRIFLAEYYHRK from the coding sequence ATGGAGCTAAGACAATTAAAATACTTTATTGAGGTGGCAAGACTAGAGCATGTGACTAGGGCTGCAGAGGAGCTACTTGTGGCCCAATCGGCTGTAAGTAAACAAATCTCTAATTTAGAGACAGAGCTTGGCGTACAGTTATTCGTTCGCGAGGGGAGAAATGTGAGGCTTACCCCCATAGGGAAAGCTTTTCTAGAGCGTATAAAAAAGGTCATGGCTGAGCTCGATCAAGCCATCCAAGAGGTCAATGAATTTATGGACCCCGAGTTAGGAGAAATTCGCTTAGGTTTTCCACACAGCTTAGCGGCCTATACTCTACCGATCGTTGTATCAGCATTTCGCGAAAAACACCCTAATGTTTCCTTTGAGCTTCGTCAGGGAATGTATACACAGCTATTACGAGATATTATTCAAGGGGAAATTGATTTGGCTCTTGTCTCCCCTGTACCAGAAAAGCATCCTGAGGTAGAAGGACATGTACTATTTACAGAGGATATTTATGCGCTTTTACCGCCTCAGCATGTGTTAGCGAAAGAAGGCTCTATCCGTTTGGAACAGCTCAAGCAGGAACCCTTTGTTGTATTCCGCTCTGGATTTACGATGCGAACAATCGTGATGGAGGCGTGTGAAAAGGCAGGCTTTACTCCGAAAATTGCGTTTGAGGGTGAGGAGACAGATACGATTCGGGGATTAGTTGCTGCTGGACTAGGCGTGGGGCTACTACCTGCCGTTGCTATTAATGAATCAGGGCCAATTAACCCTGCTTATGTGAAAATCAGTGAGCCAGAGGTAACCCGAACAGTAGGTTATATTACGTCCCGGTCTCGTAAGCTTCTTCCTGCGGAAAGGCTGTTTCGGATTTTTCTAGCCGAGTATTATCATCGAAAATAA
- a CDS encoding 2-oxoacid:ferredoxin oxidoreductase subunit beta, protein MSTLKDFRNDVKPNWCPGCGHFSIQAAIQRAAANLDITPEHLAVVSGIGCSGRISGYINSYGFHGVHGRALPIAQGVKLANPELTVIASGGDGDGYAIGMGHTIHAMRRNINMTYIVMDNQIYGLTKGQTSPRSKKGFTTKSTPSGAMEKQVHPMQLALSSGVGFLAQGFSGDLKGIVSMIEQGMQHNGFSLINIFSPCVTYNKINSYDFFKENIVKLEDEEGYDSSNLGMAMQKVIETNGMLTGVIYQDQEPSFTDQIPNFDQNPIVHQDLHLTSAALTELVEEFC, encoded by the coding sequence ATGTCAACACTTAAAGACTTTCGTAACGATGTAAAACCGAATTGGTGTCCAGGCTGTGGGCACTTCTCCATTCAAGCAGCAATCCAGCGTGCGGCAGCTAATCTAGATATTACTCCAGAGCATCTTGCTGTTGTGTCCGGGATTGGTTGTTCAGGAAGAATCTCAGGCTATATTAATTCCTACGGATTCCATGGCGTACACGGAAGAGCGTTGCCTATCGCTCAAGGTGTTAAGCTAGCCAACCCTGAGCTAACAGTTATTGCCTCTGGTGGTGACGGAGATGGCTATGCGATTGGAATGGGGCATACGATTCACGCTATGCGCAGAAACATTAACATGACGTACATTGTCATGGATAATCAAATTTATGGCTTAACAAAAGGTCAAACGTCCCCTCGTAGTAAGAAGGGCTTTACCACAAAAAGTACCCCATCAGGTGCTATGGAAAAGCAAGTCCACCCGATGCAGCTTGCTTTATCCTCAGGCGTAGGATTTTTAGCTCAAGGCTTCTCTGGAGACCTAAAAGGAATTGTCTCTATGATTGAGCAAGGTATGCAGCATAATGGCTTTTCCTTAATCAATATTTTCAGCCCGTGTGTCACATATAACAAGATCAACTCCTACGATTTCTTTAAGGAGAACATTGTGAAGCTTGAGGATGAGGAAGGCTATGATAGCAGTAACCTAGGCATGGCCATGCAAAAGGTTATTGAAACAAATGGTATGCTAACGGGTGTTATTTATCAGGATCAGGAACCATCCTTTACAGATCAAATTCCTAATTTTGATCAAAATCCTATTGTCCATCAGGACTTACATTTAACCTCAGCAGCGTTAACAGAGCTAGTTGAAGAGTTTTGCTAA
- a CDS encoding ArsR/SmtB family transcription factor, with product MKEVYEIKNIEQLKAIGDPLRIKILWKIIEQSMTGKMIGDSLGLPASKIHYHLKELEKAEIVTVERTEEKNGIMQKFYRSVAYQLKIDHGLLPHSDLITDSMRSNILSSLDLSRELVSKAEDKLFSESINSEDSLLTGRAINTNLTKDQIQWLQEKMDELVHMLLADSDQQKDSKGKKHHINWIVVPIEEDEEEA from the coding sequence ATGAAAGAGGTTTACGAAATTAAAAACATTGAACAATTAAAGGCAATTGGTGATCCACTTAGGATAAAAATTCTATGGAAAATTATTGAGCAATCTATGACTGGCAAAATGATTGGTGATTCGCTAGGTCTTCCAGCTTCGAAAATTCACTACCATTTAAAGGAGCTTGAAAAAGCTGAAATTGTCACCGTAGAAAGAACAGAAGAAAAGAATGGGATTATGCAGAAATTTTATCGGTCAGTCGCCTATCAGTTAAAAATTGATCATGGTTTACTTCCTCATTCCGATCTAATTACGGACAGTATGAGATCTAACATTCTTAGTTCACTAGACTTAAGTAGAGAATTAGTAAGCAAGGCAGAGGATAAATTATTTAGTGAAAGTATAAACAGCGAGGATTCTCTGCTCACGGGAAGAGCCATTAATACGAACCTGACAAAAGATCAAATTCAATGGCTGCAGGAGAAAATGGATGAACTGGTTCATATGCTGCTAGCTGATTCAGATCAACAGAAGGACAGCAAAGGAAAAAAGCATCATATCAACTGGATAGTTGTTCCAATTGAAGAGGATGAAGAAGAAGCATGA
- a CDS encoding SDR family oxidoreductase — translation MEQKQQATVLITGTSSGFGLHTTIALAKQGFQVVATMRDLERKQELLSLAEQEGALQQIELLELDVTDSMQVNQVVETILKRYGSIDILINNAGFAQGGYVEEIPLDRWQKQFDTNFFGLIQVTQAVLPSMRERGSGRIINMSSISGLIAFPSLAPYAASKFAVEAFSEALRLEMLPYGIYVSLIEPGSYRTKIWDKGLSSATTLGPSMYQQEMNILTKMIQQKGQSAPHPEPVIRTILQVIRSKRPKLRYPIGRGVRSTIWLKKLVPWSLIEKGFIKQLNKDKKKK, via the coding sequence ATGGAACAAAAGCAACAAGCCACTGTGTTAATAACTGGCACGTCAAGTGGGTTTGGTCTTCACACAACGATCGCTTTAGCTAAACAAGGCTTCCAGGTGGTCGCAACGATGCGGGACTTGGAAAGAAAGCAGGAGCTTTTGTCCTTGGCTGAACAGGAGGGAGCTCTTCAGCAAATTGAGCTTTTGGAGCTAGATGTGACAGATAGCATGCAAGTGAATCAAGTGGTGGAAACAATTCTAAAGCGATACGGATCTATAGATATTCTGATTAATAATGCTGGCTTTGCTCAGGGTGGCTATGTAGAAGAGATTCCGTTGGATCGTTGGCAGAAGCAATTTGATACAAACTTTTTTGGACTAATCCAAGTCACTCAAGCGGTACTCCCATCAATGAGAGAAAGAGGATCTGGAAGAATCATAAATATGAGTAGTATCAGTGGACTTATAGCTTTTCCTTCATTGGCTCCCTATGCAGCTTCTAAATTTGCAGTAGAGGCTTTCAGCGAGGCTTTGCGCCTTGAAATGCTGCCTTACGGGATTTATGTTTCTCTTATTGAGCCAGGATCGTATCGTACAAAAATTTGGGACAAAGGGTTAAGCAGCGCCACAACATTAGGACCTTCAATGTATCAGCAGGAAATGAACATCCTAACCAAGATGATTCAGCAAAAAGGGCAAAGTGCTCCACACCCCGAGCCAGTTATTCGAACGATTCTACAGGTGATCCGTTCAAAGAGGCCAAAGCTGAGATATCCAATCGGTCGAGGAGTTCGTTCTACCATATGGCTGAAAAAGCTTGTTCCGTGGAGCTTGATTGAAAAAGGATTCATAAAGCAATTGAATAAGGATAAGAAAAAGAAGTAG